Genomic segment of Streptomyces zhihengii:
TCATCGCGACCTACACCGTCGACGCCTCGTCGGAGGTCGCCAACGGCACCTGGAAGCTCCGTGTCCAGGACCGGGCGGCCCAGGACACCGGCTCGATCAGCTCCTGGGGCCTGACCTTCTGACCGGCCCCGTCAGACCCCCGCGGCGCCCGGCGTGAACCGCCGGCCCGCCCCGGGACCCGGCTGCCGCCGGGCCGGCGGAGTCGCCCCACGAGGTCCCACCCGCCGGCCCGACGGCGTCAACCGGGCCCGCCGCGCGGTGCTGTTCCGGGGCCGTCATGCGGTGCCGTTCCGGGGCCGTCACGCCGGGTCCGGCACCGTCTCCGCGGTCGGGTGGGGGAGCGCCGGGGCGGGGGTGGCGCGGGCCCACAGCAGGGCGCCGGCGAGCAGGATCGCGCCGCCGAGCAGCCAGGGCAGGGGGCCGATCGGGAGGACTCCGGCGCCGAGGCCCGCGAGGGCGCCGACCAGCTGGAGCGCGAGGGACTGCACGGACAGCGCCGTCGCGCGGACGGAACCGGTCACGCGGCGGTGCAGCAGGTCGTTCTCGTTGGGGCCCGCCGCGCCGAAGCCCACGTACACCAGCGCGTAGCCGAGCGCGGCGACGGCGAGGGCGAACGGGCCGGTGGACGCGGCCGTGGCGCCGAGGAGCAGCAGACCGGTGGCGCTCACGGCGAGGGTGGCGAGCACGGCCCGCTCGCCGCTGCCCGTCAGCCGGGCAGCCCAGGGCGCGAGATGGCTGCCGAGCGCCGTGCCGGCGAAGCCCGCGCACGCCAGCACCGCGAAGAGCACCGCTCCCGACTCGGCCGCGCCGGTGAGCCGCGCTGCCCGTCCGGGGGTGAGGAGTTCGATGGAGGCGAGGGCCGCGCCGGCGGCGCCCGCCGTGAGGAGCAGCCGGCGCACCACGGCGTCCCCCTTCCCGAGCCGCAGGCCGCCCAGCACGGTCGCCGGGACGCCGCGCAGCACCGAGCCGAGACCGGCGGGCGGCCGGGGCGGCTCGGGGAGGGCGGTGAGCACGTAGGCGACGTAGCCGGCGCACACCAGGGCGCCTACCAGCGAGGGGACCGACAGCGGCAGGACCGTGCCGAACGCCTCCATCCCGAGCGCGGACAGGCCGAGCGGCAGGGAGCCGCCGAGCAGGGTGCCGGCGGCGAGCGCGGCGGCTGAGGCGGTGCCGCCGCGGGCGAGCCCGGTGCGCAGCTCGGCGCCGGGGCCCTCGGCCGCCTGCACGGTGTCGACGTACCAGGCCTCGGCCGGGCCGCTGGACAGGGCGCGTCCGGAGCCCAGCAGCAGCATCGCGCAGACCAGCATCCACACGCTGTCGCCGAGCGCCGCCAGCAGCAGCGCGCCGAGGTTGAGCACGCCCGCCGCGGCGAGCACGGGCCGCCGTCCGAGGACGTCCGACAGCCCGCCGGTGGGCAGTTCGAGCGCGGAGACGGTGAAGGAGTGCACGGCGAAGAGTGCCGCGACGGTGGCCAGCGTCATGCCCCGCTCGGTGAACAGCAGGACCTGCGACGGGATGTACATCCCGACCGGGAGCCAGAAGAGGAAGGTGACGGCGGCGAAGCGGCGGCGGGCCGCCACCGGGTCGAGGACGGCGCTCATGCCTCCTCCTCCCCGCTGACGGGGAGACCGGCGGCGAACAGCACGACCTGGGCGCCGCGGGCGTCGCCCTCGTCCCGCGCGGCCAGTTCGAGCGCCGTGCGGTGGAAGGTGTCCCACAGCTCGGTCAGCGACTCGGGGGTGAGGCGCAGCACCAGGTCCGTGAAGCCGGACGGCTCCGTCCACTCGGGGCCGAGGCGGCCGGCCCCGGTGTCCGCGAGGTGGGCGGCGAGCGACCGCTCCAGGTGCTCCAACTGGGCGCGGCGGGCGGCGTCCACGAAGGCCCTGGTCTCCGGGGAGTCCGTCATCGCGGCGTTGGACCAGCTCGTCACGTCGTGCACGGACCGCCAGCGGCGCTCGCGTCCGTCGCGGTGCTCGGCCTCGGCGATGAAGGCGTACTTGGCGAGGACGCGCAGGTGGTAGCTGGTGGACGCGGACGACTCGCCCGT
This window contains:
- a CDS encoding MFS transporter, which produces MSAVLDPVAARRRFAAVTFLFWLPVGMYIPSQVLLFTERGMTLATVAALFAVHSFTVSALELPTGGLSDVLGRRPVLAAAGVLNLGALLLAALGDSVWMLVCAMLLLGSGRALSSGPAEAWYVDTVQAAEGPGAELRTGLARGGTASAAALAAGTLLGGSLPLGLSALGMEAFGTVLPLSVPSLVGALVCAGYVAYVLTALPEPPRPPAGLGSVLRGVPATVLGGLRLGKGDAVVRRLLLTAGAAGAALASIELLTPGRAARLTGAAESGAVLFAVLACAGFAGTALGSHLAPWAARLTGSGERAVLATLAVSATGLLLLGATAASTGPFALAVAALGYALVYVGFGAAGPNENDLLHRRVTGSVRATALSVQSLALQLVGALAGLGAGVLPIGPLPWLLGGAILLAGALLWARATPAPALPHPTAETVPDPA
- a CDS encoding ArsR/SmtB family transcription factor; this encodes MPTPLTRRVLDPRQDTAALKALTHPLRIRLLGLLRQHGPATASELAERTGESSASTSYHLRVLAKYAFIAEAEHRDGRERRWRSVHDVTSWSNAAMTDSPETRAFVDAARRAQLEHLERSLAAHLADTGAGRLGPEWTEPSGFTDLVLRLTPESLTELWDTFHRTALELAARDEGDARGAQVVLFAAGLPVSGEEEA